The genomic DNA cagttttaattttcaagcaccatgttggttttattatccaaaattcatacataaAGAGGAGTCATGATACAACTCTTAGTTCTTACATACGAGCCATTTTTCTAAAAAtgtttgctagatgaaaattgagcaggaaagaCTATGTCGGTAAAGGACAGATGTACAAGTACAGTAGCACAGTTCAATAAGCAGGTGATACAGCTAAGGCTATAAGCGGGAACGTCTTGCGGGAagggagccactgagacaactatccCCCAGACCAGCTTTAACTCGGGGTAAGGATtggtcatggagaatgagcactgcCGAGTGAAGAAATGTCTGGGGACTCAGGAGCCTCTGGGGCGTTCAGGGCTCGAGCCAGCTGCTCGTGGAGGGAGTCGATGACCGTTTGTTGCCGggcgatcgtgtcttgcttgtCGTCAAGACACGCACGGAGGAGAGACAGCTCCGCTTCATGCTCTTGTTTCAAGCGTTCCTGAAGGCTGAGTtggcgctgcaggctagcctggcattcctctttcctcgccttctcaGAATGCACGCAAGACTTCGCGACATGATATTGGGCTTCCATGGAATGCAGGGCAGCCGTCTGGCGAGCGCAATCCTGGGACACACGCTCCGCGTTCTCTCGCGACAAGcagcgaggtgagttgatttACCAGCCTTTGGGAGGGCAATTGATCAACTTCATCAGAGGAAGGAGAATGCATCTCGGGGGGAGGAAGCTGGCAGAACGTGGGTTAGCAAAAGAAAGTAGGAGAGCAGGAAAGAGGAAGGATGGGATAAAGGAGTGATcgtgaggctctttataaagaaggCGAGTGGCCAAGTTAAAGCAACTACGTGGGCACGGTACCCCAAGCGACTGGCaaagcaattaaggaggcatggtatcccagaCGACGCGACACAAAGGTTGATGCGTGAGGCAGGAGGCAAAACACGCAAAGATATGCTGAGGCAGGGACACGGAGATAGGCTGAGGTCACaaagatatgctgagatcttaaagatgtgctgaggtctagtcagtcagactttcgtcctccttcgactagacttgtgagggaggcttgtgatacggttagcATTGGAGGGGCCCAGGAGGAAAGGGTGAGAAAGGTCACGGCCATATAGCGGtgaaaagtcaagaggacgtggcggtcaatagtcaagctgactaggcagtcaaaaGGCTAGCCTATGGAATGGGCAGAGGTCAAGCAGACTGGTTGTTCAAGCAGGTGAGGCCGCGGGAAAACAAAGGAAGTCGGCGAGCGGAACCTGGGGTACAGGTTGGGATCAGCAAAGCTGGGCCGAGGCAGCTCAAACTGCAGGCCTATGGTCGAGGGACAGGatacaaatcacaggtcggacgcggcagagctgtgtagagacggCTCGGTATGCTGGTCTGTGACTCGAAGATCCAGGAATACAAatcacaaatcacaggtcggacgcggcagagctgtgtagagacggctcggtatgcaggtctgcgactcgaaggcccggaagtgcaagccacaaatcacaggtcggacgcggcagagctgtgtagagacggctcggtatgcaggtctgcgactcgaagatccaggagtgcaagtcacaaatcacaggtcggacgCGGCAGAGCTGTCTAGAGACGGCTCGGTatgcaggtctgcgactcgaagatccaggagtgcaagtcacaaatcacaggtcggacgcggcagagctgtgtagagacggctcggtatgcaggtctgcgactcgaagatccggaagtgcaagtcaccagTCACAGATCGGAAGCGACAGGGCTGTGTgaagacagcccgatctacgggcttacAGTCGAGGGTCGGCAAATGCAGGGTATAGAATACAGACCGTGATTGACAGGGCTGTTCAGGGTTAGTCCGCCTAACAAGTAACGCATAGAGGCGAGATCTGGTCGAGGGGTGTGAGGTAGGTGCAGACCACGATAAATAGGACGAGCTAAGCTGTGCAGGAGTCGGAAGATCACAACTGTTCGTCAAGAGTAATCATTGCATACCCGGGAGATGTGcggaggcggaggttcctaagcgagaggatgctctcataaccaatggcagcctgacagatgtccttcactacgagacaaaacccctgtgtaaaggcgaaggttcctaaacaagaagatgccttccggaccaatagcagcacgacaagTGTTGGGGatatacgacaaagcccagcgtctaacgttttctgacaggttgGCAGGTTCTGGAAAcaaggcgggtgcataaaaaggaggagattcctcgtacgcgggtacgcgcactctcgtcattttttcctttcacaacttttcatttttcgctctctctctgtttcttctggggaaaaaggacctgacttgagcgtcggagggcctgatccggggactttttccctaggtttttggtctctaacgtggaggggggattgtctgagtgtgcgcagggtcctgcagcagcgtcagccactcGTGGGAGCCGGATCGCCTACGAccttccgtcaacaaccaggccaccgcgaccagcctccgtcTGACTCAGCCTTCGGACAGAATCAGTGTTGAATGAAACCGATCAGTTGACCAGATCATGTCTTAAATTTATAGGAGGTTATCAAGGGAGATGCAGCTACGTTTTTAATACATGAAGCTGAGCTATATTATGTCATTTCTCGTCTGGTTATTTGTACGGCCAGAGTATATATATCCGTCTGGCTTTAAAACTAGACGGATACACATGCTCACTATCACTTGTAGTTGGTATGTCGTAGGATGATTCAGTCATTCCGACCAACATGTAAGGCCGACCGACCTTAATCTTGACCAACCACCTTGAGATCGAGCCTCCCATAAGACACTAAACTCTCAAGTTCACTCAGACCAAGGGTTGATCATCTCTTCTCAATAAGATTATAACTCGATCTGGTTGAATCTAAGAACCTCAACACCGAACAATTAATCAAGGCCAGATGAAGAGATGTTACTCTTTCTCAAATTTGACTACCACCTCACTTTAACTTTAATCATCTCATTATCTTATCTTTAATTATCATATCATCTTCTTCATCCATTCATCATAACTTGTATCAATGGTAGTTAATTATATTTTCTTCAATTGAGTAGAGTAACATCAGCCTGATCCAATTAGCAGgagaaaaaaatatagataaaataatttaaaatttgttcaaggaaaaaaatatttctaaagaagttttaattttttttataaaaatagaaaagtgtttttttaaaaatgttttatcttaaattactaataaaaacaataaattatTAAGTAGGTGGTGTAGGTTAAGGTATTGAATGAAGCAATCAGCTGACCGGCCGACAAGGTCTTAAATTATTTGTTGGGTGAATTAAGAATCGAATTTGCTAGGGTAGCCAATGAGCTTTAATGGAGTGAAAGGATGAAACAGAAAGGATGAATTGGACAGGTGAactaatatattaaataaaaaagaaatgtgTGAATTGCTCATGTCCAATTGGCCAACCTAATAAAAcagaatatgaaaaaaaaactactaatcttttaaatgatatatatatatatatatatatccaggtaaaataactatataaaaataatttcatttccattaaaattaattttatttgtattgtgtcctaacaaacatatatatatctATGACAGAAGACTTTCGATGGATGTTCCTTCTCATTCTAATTTTAAAGAATGACTTATCATGACCCAAAGCAAGTCCTGTTGCGAAAATAGTGGTCAAATTAAACAGTCATGTTTTGTTAAGTTTAAATCGaaaatcaaacaaaagaaatTGGTTCGGTTTAATGTCAACTGGAGAATTGGTTAAAACATCGGAAAAGTCAATAGCAAAATTTAGGTTGATTGACTGTCAAGATTTGTTAtggataatttaatatttttaaatgacGTCGCGGTTAGCCCGACACTGAAGAATAGGTTTCCCGCAAATTCGCGGGGAGGTCAGGCCTCCTTCTCGGTGCTACACCATCAGTTTCTTCCTTTAAAAGAGTACTTGTCCTGGCTCGTTTGGGCTGCGATTGCGAAGGAATAAAACATGAGAATCGCAACAGAGAGAGCAATCCGCCTTCTCCTGCTGTTCTGTACCATTGCTGCTGCGGCAGCGTGGGCGGCGGCAGCGAGTGTTAATACGACGTTACCAGGCCCAGGTTGCTCGCAGTCGTGCGGCCAACTTGCTCTCTCCTTtcccttcggcatcgagcccggtTGCTACAGAAACGGCTTCGCCATCTCCTGCGACCGCTCCGATCCATCCTCCCCAAAAGCTTTCCTTGGCTCCGCCGATTCCACGATCCAAGTAACCCACATCTCAGCGGAGCAGAGCCAAGCTCGAGTCCTCGTAGTCAACTCTTCAAttctgatcttcttcttcttcttcttcttcttcttaattaCATCGTAAGTTTTAAATCGGTAagaaaaatcataggttttttttttttttataattttacaggtCCCGATAACGTGGGAGTGCTACAATCGATCGGACTACGTCGTCGGCTCCCAGTATCCATACATTGATTTCAACATCGACGGAGCTGGAGTCTTCCGAATGGCCACCGGCCGAAACAAGCTCACTGTCATCGGATGCAACTCCGAAGGACATATCCAAAGCCAGGCCGATGTGAACGGATCCTATTCCTATCGATACTACACCGGCTGCGTTACGTACTGCAGGGACGCCGGCAGCGTCGTCGACGGCGTCTGCGCAGGCATAGGGTGTTGCCAGATCAGCTTCCCGTCCAACCTCAGCGACAGCAGCTTCCGGTTCAGCGGTTACAGTCATAGCGGGGACATCGCGGACTTCAGCCCCTGCAGCTACGTCTTCATCGTCGATAAGGACTATTTCAACTTCACCTCGGCGGATTTGAAAATGAACACCACCAATGCGTCGATGCCGATGTGGTTGGATTGGGCCTTTCGGGACGCCGCGACGTGCGAGGAGGCGAAGAACTCCTCCTCCAATTATGTGAACAATACGTGTCGAAGCCAGAACAGCATGTGCGTCGACTCCGACAACGGTGCGGGGTACCTCTGCAATTGCTCGCAGGGCTATCAGGGCAATCCTTACCTCGATGATGGATGCTTAGGTCTGCGATTAATTAGTATTTATAATGAATTTATCTACCCAATCTTCTCTTGATGCTTAGGCCTGAGATGATTGATGCTTAGGTCTGCAATTTGTATCTGAATGCAGATATCGATGAGTGTTTGTCTCCGGAGAAGTATCCGTGCCATGGTGTGTGCACTAATCTTGAAGGGAGCTATCGTTGTGAATGCCCTTCCGGTAAGCATGGCGATCCATTTATTGCACCGTGCACCTCCAGAATTCCCATGATAGGGTGGTTGTTCTTAGGTACTACAGCATGTTTTCTTTCCTAATTAGTTAATCATAGTGAACGAACTTCTAATTCAACTGGTGCTTAAATTAATACGGTAGGATATATGCTTAATTACTTGTGTAGGCATCGCCTCCTGCTTATTCATCGCGATCTGTTTCATTCTGATATGTTTATTTGGGCAAAAGAGGCGATATGAAAGCATGATTAGTAAAGAAAATCAGCGACTTCGCGAGGAGAAGAGGAAGTTGATATGTTACAAAGATATAGTATCAAAATA from Zingiber officinale cultivar Zhangliang chromosome 4A, Zo_v1.1, whole genome shotgun sequence includes the following:
- the LOC121969562 gene encoding wall-associated receptor kinase 5-like → MRIATERAIRLLLLFCTIAAAAAWAAAASVNTTLPGPGCSQSCGQLALSFPFGIEPGCYRNGFAISCDRSDPSSPKAFLGSADSTIQVTHISAEQSQARVLVPITWECYNRSDYVVGSQYPYIDFNIDGAGVFRMATGRNKLTVIGCNSEGHIQSQADVNGSYSYRYYTGCVTYCRDAGSVVDGVCAGIGCCQISFPSNLSDSSFRFSGYSHSGDIADFSPCSYVFIVDKDYFNFTSADLKMNTTNASMPMWLDWAFRDAATCEEAKNSSSNYVNNTCRSQNSMCVDSDNGAGYLCNCSQGYQGNPYLDDGCLDIDECLSPEKYPCHGVCTNLEGSYRCECPSGKHGDPFIAPCTSRIPMIGWLFLGIASCLFIAICFILICLFGQKRRYESMISKENQRLREEKRKLICYKDIVSKYVSTMILFSLQDLQQATNYFNGPILGEGAYGVVFKGRLEEGAREVAIKKTRIATERQSDKDKKGFWNEINLLSHIKHKNVVVLYGCCFETPTPLLVYEFVPNGSLFDLLHKKKGIISLKRRLKIAEESAEALAYLHSFKPHPIVHGDVKPHNILLDHDWTAKVADFGISKLLSANQTEALTHAEGTPGYADPVLVKEGLLSTKNDVYSFGIVLLELVTRKQPADGLASMGKEEAAAALDKQILNEENIGLLEDVVDLAARCLSPEKEDRPTMEQVATELKGYKETLSYPKEQREQDEFVDQSSSLQNGRRTFRQ